Part of the Venturia canescens isolate UGA chromosome 2, ASM1945775v1, whole genome shotgun sequence genome is shown below.
CACGTATCCTCATTTTCACAAGAAGTCAAGATACCAGATTTTGGATACGAGCTGCCATTACCGAGGCCTGTTCTTGATACAAATCACCATTCATCTCCGTCTTCGGTTCGGTTAAACGtcatcaacaacaacaattaTAATCAAAACTTTCACGCTCGGATTGAAAACAGGTTCCCCTTTACCGGACCTATTCCTAATCCTCATTTGTACCCTGGTGCAATGCCACCACTTTTCAAAGCCAAGCCATTCCATTCGCAGGCCCAAAGTATTGATACGTCTTTGGATTTTCTGAAGACCCCGGTCGATTCGTCTTTCTCTAGAGGTGGCATCGAGAATTCACACTCAGGTGCTGCGAATCCTGCAGAATTTTCCTTTTCGCCATCAATGGATCCGAATGCTCCTCTTCCTGAAACACGCGATTATCAGTCAAATAAGGAACAATCACCGAATGGTGAAATGGATCCAATTATTGGTCATTCATTGGAGCAACAACAATCTCAAAATATAGAAACGACTTTCAATGCTGCTGATGATCATCAACAAAGTTCGTTCCATCATTCTGAAGCCTCGTTAAACACGGGCTATGTGGATAAATTGCCACTAGGTGCCGAGACTGTTCCTACTGGTTCTGATGATGACTATTCATTTAATTCTTTCAACGAAGATCATGGCAGTGCCAACATTGACTATAAAGATACTCTCAATTCGACCACCGATACCGAACCATTGTCCGGCACAAGGTCACATTTATTTCTTAATATCAATTCCGAATCCGTGGGGCAGAAAGAATTTCAAAGTATCGGGACGGACTCTGTGAACAGTCAACAAACGACGAACCAGGGTTCTCAGATATTCTCTGACGGCGAACACGTCATCCACTACGAACTGTCGCCTGTCATTGACTTGGTTTCGATTGGAGATGATAAGAGGCGGAAAAACTCGAATGATTCAAGTGCCTCTTCATCAATATTGACTGATGCGTTTGAGAATGCCCCTGTCGTACTTCAAAATGAGGACGGTACTTATGGGATAAATGCTACTTGGACGACACATGATTCGACGAGGTCCGTATGGCCCGATGGCaatgtcgacgaaaaaaatgagtcaacAGTTACGATATCGTCGTTACTCAAAGGACTTTCTAGTGAGAATAGTCCAAGTTCGACAAATCATAATTTTGAAGCCTCAGGTGTGGGGGTTGCGTCGAACGcccataaaaatcaatcagaTTTTGCTGAATACTCCACGCAATCGTTGCCAAACAATTCCAGTCAACAGGAACAAAGAATCGACGATTCGGGATATAAAAATCTGGCGGGACAGCAATATAACGACAATAAACAGGACGAAAATGTCGACGGGGTTCAACACTCATTTGAAGAGCCATCAATCATTCCAGaatcttttgaaaaacaaGGTCAGGCTTTACCGAATCTCTATCCCGGTCTGGAGAGATTCGAAGATACTCAAAGTTACGGATTCAAACTTCCGGATCCCCCCAAAGGAGCCCCGAGCGATGAACCCTTTCTCAAAGCTCTCATGAAGTcttacaataattttaataaaaaagaagTAGGACAAATCAATGATCAGGTTACGGATCAACTAGGGAATCGACAGACCTGGTTTGATTCCTCACAAATTCATCCTGGCTTGGCTTTTAAGCCTCCCCCTGACCAACCGCAACGTGAACATATCTCGGGAGACGGAAAATTAAAATCCGCCAATCGACAACACGGAGCTAAAAAGAATAAACAGGttcgtgctgtttttttttttatcattgatgAAGCGATTGTCATTTTTAATTCCGAAGTAACTTACATAagatttaaaaacaaaatattgcaGGTGCAAATAATAATTCCTTATACTTCGCAATACACTCCAAAACCCTTCCATCCGCTGTCGGATGACTGGAGTGCGAAAACTCGGCCTGTACAACCGC
Proteins encoded:
- the LOC122406306 gene encoding uncharacterized protein produces the protein MAEKIVGLTCLGLLIFCWCNTTSSVYAASKGVRPRHPSRIATLNEYLTPPAPPNTQVLRSGISRHARNQPYHGGSPLSQIPQGSGPLSSPFRNGKMLTPLPTEAPGYFARLMGWFNPFGAPTTPRPLASHQPRPDNSQEQTFGSAHKQTSPPAKGHELHGTSYDQQPAPSYGPPTHSYHSHVSAEKLPRPPSPQGGQQAYLPPAKSRNCNPCNQVPWIPLYHGVNTEDARYAAGSVNVALPEVNDPLLGLKQDNEGTNIHHVSSFSQEVKIPDFGYELPLPRPVLDTNHHSSPSSVRLNVINNNNYNQNFHARIENRFPFTGPIPNPHLYPGAMPPLFKAKPFHSQAQSIDTSLDFLKTPVDSSFSRGGIENSHSGAANPAEFSFSPSMDPNAPLPETRDYQSNKEQSPNGEMDPIIGHSLEQQQSQNIETTFNAADDHQQSSFHHSEASLNTGYVDKLPLGAETVPTGSDDDYSFNSFNEDHGSANIDYKDTLNSTTDTEPLSGTRSHLFLNINSESVGQKEFQSIGTDSVNSQQTTNQGSQIFSDGEHVIHYELSPVIDLVSIGDDKRRKNSNDSSASSSILTDAFENAPVVLQNEDGTYGINATWTTHDSTRSVWPDGNVDEKNESTVTISSLLKGLSSENSPSSTNHNFEASGVGVASNAHKNQSDFAEYSTQSLPNNSSQQEQRIDDSGYKNLAGQQYNDNKQDENVDGVQHSFEEPSIIPESFEKQGQALPNLYPGLERFEDTQSYGFKLPDPPKGAPSDEPFLKALMKSYNNFNKKEVGQINDQVTDQLGNRQTWFDSSQIHPGLAFKPPPDQPQREHISGDGKLKSANRQHGAKKNKQVQIIIPYTSQYTPKPFHPLSDDWSAKTRPVQPQARKVPIYDSHHDYLAQEARQIEKEVSQILEPLKNISSRIKEVSRSPNGVKANTSIDVLRLQKNIDNWTIQEYSRGTIASTEAPKFSRPYLSPSKKIPNEYLTTTEPVVLSKNTLEKEEKKIKDILVGFSFNDLEHEGSASDQVGISHFQESSHTNEVSAVFPRIVETTTSTRVIPSTIKPDTWKELPVSISPLNKERVYVVTPQSVSTLSIARRNKSYDRPAGNETTTASINESDLDNFESIERAYQVLPQAVNNLVVASTGPATMPLWGIMGHEKYALDSNKTTPEVPILYAGHSKVSHAGN